Proteins encoded in a region of the Sphingopyxis sp. OAS728 genome:
- a CDS encoding UvrD-helicase domain-containing protein, with product MDAWSDIRLAARDCRAAALARTNAAPTARNLIDAMVELHDLQIVAFDPGTRAGDEVLGFFERGPGIVHVARGQADEDEVVVIAHEFGHFRLHTDPESDVTDVSMRLSGEPVESGGARVDGYSSRERKEVQADVFAGEFLCPSDWLRDRLLAGAKPSEIATELGLPRNLVLQQAIRALLLPPLVRHEVEEREKVTYGLDDDQQAAVDWDDGPLLVHAGPGTGKTRTLVERVSRILKGDTASSILALTFSNKAAEEMRERLSAVDADAAIEMWVGTFHAFGLELVTRFAGRIGRTDKVKILDPTASLALLEANLEQLPLRHYQNLFEPALELAFVVSAISRAKDELIGPTDYLAAAEADLRAAVDDAGREAAEKAVEVGNVYIIYERLLAEADAVDFGDLIRHAVALLADDEVRADVVGSYRHLLVDEYQDVNYASSMLLRAFATECRDIWVVADHRQSIYRFRGAEPSNVERFPTEFGGKRHTLGINYRSGTPVVRAFAAFTGGMAGGRQSQWEANRGAVGEVTLEVCGTLEDEACAIRDRIEGLRAAGVPYRDQAILARSHLTLGRLTALLERLNVPLLYLGDLFERGEIRDLLSLVALDAEFGGMGLVRVGQLPAYGATEQDTLKVIGWAGEQKLPVITALSRVAEIEGLSVDGGSGLARLGAELAFVGVATTPWAMLTGWLFETGGYLDPLVRSSDPADRQKLIAIYQLLKVCGEHDAAGDRSRRRLLARIRRIELLNQDSAYRAISAEATDIDAVRVLTIHGSKGLEFPAVHLPALATKYMPASRKGSRKPSLGKYPQLNMGKEDHDAEEECLFFVGLSRARDHLSLTRAQRYTTQNASASKFLNSVSAIPTRTRSAPSSVPQPPVRPPVAVEKRTSYSATELDTYMRCPAKYRYEHMMGLRAGTDGAAFLDFHRCVRRTLAWIEQRRGEGVATSAAQALAQLDAIWAARGPVGHGFENYYRQAANRMVSNGAAYVAAEQGAYLDGPLELPVAGRTLTIEPDRLVDAGAVVRVHRIRTGRQTKSEGDKPIYGALLLAAQRRFPGRTISVEAYYPGDGVTRDFPAGKEDKAIKEFGDAIAGIEAGSFPAKPSDPRYCPNCPCYFICGV from the coding sequence ATGGACGCCTGGAGCGACATCCGGCTCGCGGCACGGGACTGCCGTGCCGCCGCCTTGGCGAGGACCAACGCCGCTCCGACCGCGCGAAACCTCATCGACGCGATGGTCGAGCTCCACGACCTGCAGATCGTCGCTTTCGATCCGGGCACGCGCGCGGGCGACGAGGTGCTCGGCTTCTTCGAGCGCGGCCCCGGCATCGTCCATGTCGCGCGTGGCCAGGCCGATGAGGACGAGGTGGTCGTTATCGCACACGAGTTCGGTCACTTCCGGCTCCACACCGATCCCGAGAGCGACGTGACCGACGTGTCGATGCGGCTCTCCGGCGAGCCGGTGGAGAGCGGCGGGGCGCGTGTCGACGGATATTCCTCGCGCGAGCGCAAGGAGGTGCAAGCGGACGTCTTCGCAGGCGAGTTCCTGTGCCCGTCCGACTGGCTGAGGGACAGGCTCTTGGCCGGTGCTAAGCCTTCTGAGATCGCGACCGAGCTCGGGCTGCCGCGCAACCTCGTGCTGCAGCAGGCGATCAGGGCACTCCTGCTGCCGCCTCTCGTCCGTCACGAGGTCGAGGAGCGCGAGAAGGTCACTTATGGCCTGGACGATGACCAGCAGGCCGCCGTCGACTGGGACGATGGGCCACTGCTGGTCCACGCCGGTCCGGGCACCGGCAAGACGCGCACCTTGGTCGAACGTGTCTCTCGGATACTCAAGGGAGACACGGCGTCGTCGATCCTCGCACTCACCTTCTCCAACAAGGCCGCCGAGGAGATGCGTGAGCGCCTCTCGGCGGTCGACGCCGATGCGGCCATCGAGATGTGGGTCGGGACGTTCCACGCCTTCGGCCTGGAGCTGGTCACACGCTTCGCTGGGCGCATCGGCCGGACTGACAAGGTCAAGATACTAGACCCGACGGCGAGCCTGGCGCTGCTGGAAGCAAACCTTGAGCAACTTCCTCTCCGGCATTACCAGAACCTGTTCGAACCGGCCCTCGAGCTCGCCTTCGTGGTGAGCGCGATCTCGCGCGCGAAGGACGAGCTGATCGGTCCGACCGACTACTTGGCCGCGGCGGAGGCGGACCTGCGGGCGGCGGTCGACGACGCGGGCCGCGAGGCCGCCGAGAAGGCAGTCGAGGTCGGCAATGTCTACATAATCTACGAGAGGCTACTCGCCGAGGCAGACGCCGTCGATTTCGGCGACTTAATCCGCCATGCGGTCGCGCTGCTGGCGGACGATGAGGTCCGGGCCGACGTCGTTGGGTCCTACCGGCACCTGCTTGTCGACGAGTACCAGGACGTGAACTATGCGAGCTCGATGCTGCTACGCGCGTTCGCTACCGAATGCCGCGATATCTGGGTCGTCGCCGACCACCGCCAGTCGATCTACCGGTTCCGAGGAGCCGAGCCATCCAACGTCGAGAGGTTTCCCACCGAGTTCGGCGGGAAACGCCACACACTCGGGATCAACTACCGGTCCGGCACGCCCGTCGTCAGGGCCTTCGCAGCCTTCACAGGCGGGATGGCCGGTGGCCGGCAATCGCAGTGGGAAGCCAACCGCGGCGCTGTCGGCGAGGTCACGCTGGAGGTCTGCGGGACATTGGAGGACGAGGCCTGCGCGATCCGCGACCGGATCGAGGGGTTGAGGGCCGCCGGCGTTCCCTATCGCGACCAAGCCATACTCGCGCGCAGCCACCTTACGTTGGGCCGCCTGACGGCTCTGCTCGAGCGGCTGAACGTGCCCCTTTTGTATCTGGGCGACCTGTTCGAGCGCGGCGAGATCCGGGACCTTCTGTCGTTGGTCGCCCTCGACGCCGAGTTCGGGGGAATGGGACTAGTCCGGGTAGGCCAGTTGCCGGCGTATGGCGCGACGGAGCAGGACACCCTGAAGGTGATCGGATGGGCCGGCGAGCAGAAGCTCCCGGTGATTACCGCGCTGTCGCGGGTCGCCGAGATCGAAGGCCTTTCGGTCGACGGAGGCTCCGGCCTCGCCCGGCTCGGCGCCGAGCTCGCGTTCGTCGGCGTTGCGACGACCCCCTGGGCGATGCTGACGGGATGGCTTTTCGAGACTGGCGGCTACCTTGACCCGCTTGTCCGTAGCTCAGATCCCGCCGACCGGCAGAAGCTGATTGCGATCTACCAGCTGCTCAAGGTGTGCGGCGAGCATGACGCTGCGGGAGACAGGAGCCGCCGCCGCCTGCTGGCGCGCATACGGCGCATCGAGCTGCTCAACCAAGATAGCGCCTACCGCGCTATATCCGCGGAGGCGACGGACATTGACGCCGTCCGGGTGCTCACGATCCACGGCAGCAAGGGCCTTGAGTTCCCGGCGGTGCACCTGCCCGCTCTAGCCACGAAATACATGCCTGCGAGCCGCAAGGGATCGAGGAAGCCATCGCTTGGCAAATATCCTCAGCTCAACATGGGCAAGGAGGATCACGACGCCGAGGAGGAATGCCTGTTCTTCGTCGGACTCTCGCGTGCGCGCGACCATCTGTCGCTGACCCGCGCCCAGAGATACACCACCCAAAACGCTTCGGCGTCCAAGTTCCTGAACTCGGTCTCAGCGATACCGACGCGGACCCGTTCGGCGCCATCGAGTGTGCCGCAGCCCCCGGTGAGGCCGCCCGTCGCGGTCGAGAAGCGGACGAGCTACTCGGCCACCGAACTCGACACCTACATGCGGTGTCCGGCGAAATACCGCTACGAGCACATGATGGGTCTGCGCGCGGGCACCGACGGGGCCGCTTTCTTGGACTTTCACCGGTGCGTCCGAAGGACCTTGGCGTGGATTGAGCAGCGGCGTGGAGAGGGTGTCGCGACAAGCGCGGCGCAGGCCTTGGCGCAGCTGGATGCGATATGGGCGGCGCGCGGGCCGGTGGGTCACGGCTTCGAGAACTACTATCGCCAGGCCGCGAACCGCATGGTCTCCAACGGCGCCGCATACGTCGCGGCCGAGCAGGGGGCGTATCTCGATGGGCCGCTCGAACTGCCGGTCGCCGGCCGCACCCTGACGATCGAGCCCGACCGTCTGGTCGACGCGGGCGCCGTGGTCCGCGTGCATCGGATCAGGACTGGGCGGCAGACTAAGAGCGAGGGCGACAAGCCGATCTACGGCGCGCTGCTGCTGGCGGCGCAGCGCAGGTTCCCGGGTCGGACGATCTCGGTCGAGGCCTACTACCCGGGCGACGGCGTGACGCGCGACTTCCCCGCTGGCAAAGAGGACAAGGCGATCAAGGAGTTCGGGGATGCGATCGCCGGGATCGAGGCAGGGAGTTTTCCCGCCAAGCCGAGCGATCCACGCTACTGCCCGAATTGCCCGTGCTATTTCATTTGCGGCGTGTGA
- a CDS encoding thiamine biosynthesis protein ThiF, which yields MTTDPDRLHRTAKYFMDSGRAATAEGAVDMLSRFGLAISVDPATVTTVNGQVGLLTLVNAARRTMLGGIEVEGVEDQAVVTKLATEATLREAIETLGGTCVKRVRTDWPRAIIGDVGAPPGPTPAWRLQWAGWRGGVIPSTWPAAMTGEAIPLAPAMAAAACVGEVFAWHAGDHDMAGRRASGLSIWAPGRRWMELDPTEPALRHLPTHLWFIGLGNLGQAFAWALASLPYPEGAEVVLMLQDFDRMAMSNDSTSLLAVPEQPTVMKTRWVGDWLERRGFDVRHEERRFGAWTRRHHLEPGAALCGVDNGVARAALEEAGFDLVVEAGLGAGTQGFRNFSLHSFPGPKRASVIWGAAASATAPDVSGMPAYEAMKKEGVDGCGLAQIASRTIGVPFVGLTASILAVGELLRRLHGGGAMELVSGSLMALDDTEAFTGAHEPYAHGHVDLDPIDIPEAA from the coding sequence ATGACCACCGATCCCGACCGCCTGCACCGCACGGCGAAATACTTCATGGATAGCGGCCGCGCCGCGACCGCCGAGGGTGCGGTCGACATGCTCTCCCGCTTCGGTCTCGCGATCAGCGTGGACCCGGCGACTGTCACGACGGTGAACGGCCAAGTCGGACTGCTCACCCTCGTCAATGCGGCGCGACGCACGATGCTCGGCGGCATCGAGGTCGAGGGCGTCGAAGATCAAGCGGTGGTCACGAAGCTGGCGACCGAGGCAACCCTGCGCGAGGCGATCGAGACGCTAGGCGGTACCTGTGTCAAGAGGGTCCGCACCGACTGGCCGCGCGCGATCATCGGCGATGTGGGTGCGCCACCAGGCCCGACGCCCGCGTGGCGGCTGCAGTGGGCCGGCTGGCGCGGCGGCGTGATCCCGTCGACGTGGCCTGCGGCTATGACGGGCGAGGCCATACCGCTGGCGCCCGCTATGGCCGCGGCCGCCTGCGTTGGCGAGGTCTTCGCCTGGCATGCCGGTGACCACGACATGGCGGGGCGGCGCGCGTCGGGCCTCTCGATCTGGGCCCCGGGCAGACGGTGGATGGAGCTGGATCCGACCGAGCCGGCCCTGCGGCACCTTCCCACGCATCTCTGGTTCATCGGCCTTGGAAACCTTGGCCAGGCGTTCGCCTGGGCGCTGGCGTCGCTGCCCTATCCCGAGGGTGCGGAAGTCGTGCTGATGCTCCAGGACTTCGACAGAATGGCCATGTCAAATGACAGCACCTCGCTGCTCGCGGTGCCAGAGCAGCCGACTGTTATGAAGACGCGGTGGGTCGGCGACTGGCTGGAGCGCCGGGGCTTCGACGTGCGGCACGAGGAACGGCGTTTTGGTGCTTGGACCCGTCGCCACCACCTCGAGCCCGGCGCGGCGCTATGCGGCGTGGACAACGGCGTCGCCCGCGCTGCGCTGGAGGAAGCCGGGTTTGACTTGGTGGTCGAGGCCGGTCTGGGCGCCGGAACGCAGGGATTCCGGAACTTCTCCCTCCACAGTTTTCCTGGGCCCAAGCGCGCGAGCGTGATCTGGGGCGCCGCGGCGTCGGCCACAGCTCCCGACGTGTCGGGGATGCCTGCTTACGAAGCGATGAAGAAGGAGGGCGTCGATGGCTGCGGCCTCGCCCAGATCGCGTCACGCACGATCGGCGTACCCTTCGTCGGGCTGACCGCCTCGATCCTTGCGGTGGGCGAGTTGCTGCGGCGCCTGCACGGCGGCGGCGCTATGGAGCTGGTGTCGGGTTCGCTGATGGCACTGGACGACACTGAGGCTTTCACAGGCGCCCACGAACCCTACGCCCATGGCCACGTCGACCTCGATCCAATTGACATCCCCGAGGCGGCTTAA
- a CDS encoding helix-turn-helix domain-containing protein, translating into MEDNRQERDEVLIAFHEECDIPTRADVERWAVLHPKFAHDIREHAAVRLAMLADTLEAPAKLDDDMIARAGSRVQAAMFAAEADDRAFEAAATPVPTLNEMLRRSGLSQPQLARRLPIERVVVADLFAGRMSDVRPRFSTAISRELGVSLEAFNVAHARAAMAPSLGGRAKAVGQPVAKQRTFEEIVRSSGMTQEEIDYWLADF; encoded by the coding sequence ATGGAAGACAATCGGCAGGAAAGGGACGAAGTGCTGATCGCATTCCATGAGGAGTGCGACATTCCAACCCGCGCCGACGTGGAGCGCTGGGCGGTTCTTCACCCAAAGTTCGCGCATGATATCCGCGAGCACGCGGCCGTCCGTCTGGCCATGCTGGCCGACACGCTCGAGGCGCCCGCCAAGCTGGACGACGACATGATCGCCCGGGCTGGCAGCCGCGTCCAGGCGGCGATGTTCGCAGCGGAGGCCGACGACCGGGCCTTTGAGGCCGCGGCCACTCCGGTGCCGACGCTCAACGAGATGCTCAGGCGGTCTGGACTGTCCCAGCCGCAGCTGGCGCGAAGGTTACCTATAGAGCGCGTCGTGGTGGCGGACCTGTTCGCCGGACGGATGTCTGACGTGCGGCCCCGGTTCTCCACCGCGATATCGCGCGAACTGGGCGTGTCCCTTGAGGCGTTTAACGTGGCGCATGCGCGCGCTGCGATGGCTCCGTCGCTTGGAGGCCGTGCGAAGGCCGTTGGCCAGCCCGTCGCGAAGCAGCGGACCTTTGAGGAGATCGTGAGGTCGTCCGGGATGACCCAAGAGGAAATCGACTACTGGCTGGCTGATTTCTGA
- a CDS encoding RNA polymerase sigma factor, which translates to MSDADDEPPLAGDHHSWRRIVEHRQLSGFPEGVIVGAIRANYRRAGVDQHFVREMIRFISRRMLEVIRGEISSTAFANQGRDIVEDVHAAMVDALLSPTAADGEGLRKWFKSTLRKRSIDHARKAIIAMKRSPDMVDDPGGMVDPKTELFSHAEQEVYVQRILDSIRDKDNRAAFVLHMQGVPCSSKNGPSIASILGISSDTAASRVAAVQTQLAKKIGKS; encoded by the coding sequence ATGAGTGACGCGGACGATGAGCCTCCGCTGGCGGGCGACCATCATAGCTGGCGCCGGATCGTCGAGCATCGCCAGCTGTCCGGCTTCCCGGAAGGGGTTATCGTCGGGGCGATCCGCGCGAACTACCGCCGAGCGGGCGTCGACCAGCACTTCGTGCGGGAGATGATCCGCTTCATCTCCCGTCGCATGCTGGAGGTCATCCGCGGCGAGATCTCGTCGACTGCGTTCGCCAACCAGGGCCGTGACATCGTCGAGGATGTGCACGCCGCCATGGTGGATGCGCTGCTGTCGCCGACCGCCGCCGACGGCGAAGGTCTGAGGAAGTGGTTCAAGTCCACACTCCGCAAGCGTTCGATCGATCACGCGCGCAAGGCTATAATTGCAATGAAGCGAAGCCCGGACATGGTCGACGACCCCGGCGGCATGGTGGATCCCAAGACCGAATTGTTCTCCCATGCGGAGCAGGAGGTCTACGTGCAGCGCATTTTGGACAGCATCCGGGATAAGGACAATCGCGCCGCCTTCGTGCTCCACATGCAGGGGGTCCCCTGCAGCAGCAAGAACGGCCCTTCGATTGCGAGCATCCTCGGGATCAGCTCGGACACCGCCGCCTCCAGGGTCGCGGCCGTCCAGACGCAACTAGCTAAGAAGATCGGAAAATCGTGA
- a CDS encoding metallophosphoesterase family protein, whose translation MTRFRFLHAADIHLDSPLHGLSRYEGLPVDDIRSATRAAFDNLVQFAIDEAVDFVVIAGDLFDGDWRDMGTGLYFAKAMGRLDQAGIPAFVLAGNHDAASVVSRTVPWPPNVHLFGSRRPETHRLAHLSVAVHGQSFSTPAVTENLVLAYPPAEPHVFNIGMLHTALAGRQGHADYAPCSVEDLRSRGYDYWALGHVHEFEVVSVEPYVVFPGNVQGRTIRETGAKGAVLVDVADGEVALVERVELDVIRWARLDVNCAGAHMDDVEDLLRSALVGVHGANASGRPLIARVTLVGETADAGAFRDRAATLRDDVRAIASSISPDLFVEKVRVEVSEPARTTVAVGEDLGAMIYGAAADPGLVSEIGRDLERFLLAASSSLGEPDDGELRLAATRGDWAAVLGAASTALRSRLMRES comes from the coding sequence TTGACGAGATTCAGGTTTCTGCACGCAGCCGACATCCACCTCGACAGCCCGCTGCACGGCCTGTCGAGATATGAGGGCTTGCCCGTCGACGATATCCGCTCGGCGACGCGCGCAGCCTTCGACAACCTTGTGCAATTCGCGATCGACGAGGCGGTCGACTTCGTCGTGATCGCGGGCGACCTCTTCGATGGCGACTGGCGTGACATGGGCACTGGCCTCTACTTCGCGAAGGCGATGGGGCGGCTCGACCAGGCGGGCATCCCGGCATTCGTGCTGGCCGGCAACCACGACGCTGCTTCGGTGGTATCGCGCACTGTTCCTTGGCCGCCCAACGTCCATCTCTTTGGTTCGAGGCGGCCCGAGACACACCGCCTTGCCCACCTCTCCGTCGCGGTCCATGGCCAGAGCTTCTCGACGCCGGCGGTCACCGAGAACCTTGTCCTCGCTTATCCGCCGGCCGAGCCGCACGTCTTCAACATCGGCATGCTCCACACGGCTCTGGCCGGCCGGCAGGGGCACGCGGACTATGCCCCTTGCAGCGTTGAGGACCTGCGGTCGCGCGGCTACGACTACTGGGCGCTCGGTCACGTTCACGAGTTCGAGGTCGTCAGCGTCGAGCCGTACGTCGTCTTCCCCGGTAACGTGCAAGGCCGGACCATCAGGGAGACCGGTGCTAAGGGCGCGGTCCTGGTCGATGTAGCCGACGGCGAGGTAGCGTTGGTGGAGCGGGTCGAGCTCGATGTGATCCGCTGGGCGCGTCTCGACGTGAACTGCGCCGGCGCGCACATGGACGACGTGGAGGACCTGCTGCGGTCCGCGCTCGTAGGCGTCCACGGCGCCAACGCATCTGGTCGGCCGCTGATTGCCCGCGTGACGCTCGTCGGCGAGACGGCGGACGCCGGCGCGTTCCGCGACCGTGCCGCGACGCTCCGCGACGACGTCCGCGCGATTGCGTCGTCGATATCACCCGACTTGTTCGTCGAGAAGGTCAGGGTCGAGGTGAGCGAGCCGGCGCGAACGACAGTAGCGGTCGGCGAGGATCTCGGCGCCATGATCTACGGGGCGGCGGCCGATCCCGGCCTCGTGTCTGAGATCGGCCGCGACCTCGAACGCTTCTTGCTTGCGGCGAGCTCTTCACTGGGCGAGCCCGATGATGGCGAATTGCGGCTGGCGGCCACGCGGGGTGACTGGGCGGCAGTCCTCGGCGCCGCGTCGACCGCGCTCCGGTCGCGCCTCATGAGGGAGAGCTAA
- a CDS encoding ATP-binding protein: protein MRFSRLSLERYGRFEDCELSFRAGSPDLHVIYGENEAGKTTSLAAVSDLLFGFPQRSPYNFLFDYSLLRVGAVLEDGGTTLACRRKKGTGGTLVGADDAAIDEGPLAAMLRGQTRDTFSLSFSLDQAALRSGGQAMVEAKNDVGRTLFAAGSGLTGVSDELRRLELEADAIWGPTNRGSRTFTHAQRQLTEAARIVRDDALKPKAWSDARLATERTREALEAARRDRDAVQTEARSAERVRRVAPLVRRREEQSAALADYEGVVDLGRQGETTAEELIREANEAVRAIAAAESLCADIADRRAAVSTDADVLGEAEEIDRLVAEAGAEIKAKRDLVGLEAEHADATTAVRRLRAEAGPNADAALPRELAARLRELSRIDGEQRLAARQVHEERQRIDERRGRAEAALAANIIGDADDTLSSAVDEARALGADADSRCDAARRRLDVAKRAAADALARLAPWTGDADALARLPKVGAPEIQEVRDALAALVADIRREKEAAQRASDQSSASALEISQLATGTAVSAEDILEVRAERDRLWGPLRDHLVDGAVLASPADAVADFETGIAAADRRADSRYAAADTSGRLSLLERTRASHDLAGEQAAARARSARDRHDQVLATWRGRLGDAGLPELEPNRFSSWQADRDACEAAHTELRGLVLEAERSESKRDAARSALAAALGTTDAPGALEPVLAKAEARRAAFEDIARKRLLAQAELDQVGIETIALDRRARAAEDAATTNAAAWSAALAEASLDIDVTACGAVLDLLDELREASSSEALLRRRVDGIARDTRDHAAAVGELADTLGIAEGEVPERLRLMRDRLAAARIAATLHGSLDEEGRRRQGELQEAQAKLRATDVALAPFLSETGAADRTALGALIERSSARRALVEGMAAIEGAITEAGDGLGLDALVAAVQATNPDQIASQLATLGSRLDDLNAAVDAAATAHGDARATFAALDTGGTAAVAAASDAEQARSELEVLAEDYILKRTQAVTLKWAIERYRERHQDPLLLRAGELFSTLTTERYATLKVDTDGPTPRLRGMRDDMRTMVDVDAMSEGTTDQLFLALRLAALEQSVAAGIALPFLADDLFVNFDDRRAEAGFRVLVEVARSTQVLFFTHHPHLVQIAKSVVGAELHSECTLS from the coding sequence ATGCGCTTCTCCCGCCTCTCGCTCGAACGCTATGGGCGCTTCGAGGACTGCGAGCTGAGCTTCCGTGCCGGTAGTCCCGACCTCCACGTGATCTACGGCGAGAACGAGGCCGGCAAGACGACGTCGCTGGCTGCGGTTTCGGACCTGCTCTTCGGCTTTCCCCAGCGATCGCCATACAACTTCCTATTCGACTATTCGCTGCTACGTGTCGGCGCTGTGCTCGAGGACGGCGGCACGACGCTCGCATGCCGCCGGAAGAAGGGGACGGGCGGCACGCTGGTTGGTGCCGACGACGCCGCGATCGACGAGGGGCCGCTCGCCGCGATGCTTCGCGGCCAGACCCGCGACACGTTCAGCCTCTCGTTCAGTCTAGATCAGGCGGCGCTCCGGTCGGGCGGACAAGCCATGGTCGAGGCGAAGAACGATGTCGGTCGCACGCTGTTCGCTGCGGGGTCTGGCCTGACCGGTGTATCCGACGAGCTGCGCCGCCTGGAGTTAGAGGCCGACGCTATCTGGGGCCCGACGAACCGCGGCAGCCGCACGTTCACGCACGCCCAGCGCCAGCTTACGGAGGCCGCGAGGATAGTGCGCGACGACGCGTTGAAGCCAAAGGCTTGGTCGGACGCCAGGCTCGCCACGGAGCGGACGCGCGAGGCGCTGGAAGCGGCGCGCCGCGACCGTGATGCGGTCCAAACCGAGGCCAGGTCCGCTGAACGCGTGAGGCGTGTCGCACCGCTCGTCCGGCGCCGCGAAGAGCAGTCGGCGGCGCTTGCCGACTATGAGGGGGTCGTGGATCTCGGGCGTCAGGGCGAGACCACCGCCGAGGAGCTGATCCGTGAGGCAAATGAGGCAGTGCGCGCGATTGCGGCTGCCGAGAGCCTGTGCGCGGACATCGCAGACCGGCGTGCTGCCGTATCGACCGACGCGGATGTGCTCGGGGAGGCGGAAGAGATCGATCGCCTCGTCGCGGAAGCGGGCGCCGAAATAAAGGCGAAGCGCGACCTGGTCGGCCTCGAGGCGGAGCACGCTGACGCGACGACGGCGGTCCGCCGGCTCCGCGCCGAGGCTGGCCCGAACGCCGATGCGGCGCTGCCGCGTGAACTCGCGGCGCGGCTGCGGGAGCTCTCCCGTATCGACGGCGAGCAGCGCTTGGCCGCGCGCCAGGTCCATGAGGAGCGGCAGCGCATCGATGAGCGGCGGGGTCGTGCGGAAGCGGCGCTTGCCGCTAATATAATCGGCGACGCCGACGACACGTTATCGTCAGCCGTCGATGAGGCGCGCGCGCTGGGCGCCGACGCCGACTCCCGCTGCGACGCCGCCCGTCGCAGGTTAGATGTCGCCAAGCGCGCCGCCGCCGACGCGCTTGCCCGGCTCGCGCCGTGGACCGGCGACGCGGATGCGCTCGCCCGCCTGCCCAAGGTGGGTGCCCCGGAGATCCAGGAGGTGCGCGACGCCTTAGCGGCATTGGTCGCGGACATCCGTCGCGAGAAAGAGGCCGCCCAGCGCGCGTCGGACCAGTCTTCGGCCTCAGCGCTTGAAATCTCTCAGCTAGCGACCGGGACTGCGGTATCGGCCGAGGACATCCTAGAGGTACGGGCCGAGCGCGACCGTCTTTGGGGGCCGCTCCGTGATCACCTCGTGGATGGCGCGGTCCTCGCGTCTCCAGCAGACGCGGTCGCGGATTTCGAGACGGGCATCGCGGCGGCGGATAGGCGGGCGGATTCACGCTACGCGGCCGCCGACACTTCGGGCAGGCTGTCGCTGCTGGAGCGGACGCGGGCGTCGCACGATCTCGCAGGTGAGCAGGCTGCGGCCCGCGCCCGGTCGGCGCGCGACCGTCACGATCAAGTCCTTGCTACCTGGCGAGGGCGGCTGGGCGATGCTGGCTTGCCTGAACTAGAGCCTAACAGGTTCAGTTCCTGGCAGGCGGACCGCGACGCGTGCGAAGCGGCGCACACCGAGCTGCGCGGTTTGGTTTTGGAGGCCGAGCGGTCTGAATCCAAGCGCGACGCGGCGCGATCGGCGCTCGCCGCCGCCCTCGGGACCACGGATGCACCCGGTGCACTCGAGCCCGTGCTCGCCAAGGCGGAGGCGCGCCGGGCGGCGTTCGAGGACATCGCGCGTAAGCGTCTACTGGCGCAGGCGGAGCTGGATCAGGTAGGAATCGAGACCATCGCGCTCGACCGAAGGGCTCGCGCGGCGGAAGACGCAGCAACGACGAACGCCGCAGCTTGGTCTGCGGCGTTGGCCGAGGCGAGCCTGGACATCGATGTGACCGCCTGCGGAGCCGTGCTCGATCTCCTCGACGAGCTTCGCGAGGCGTCTTCCTCAGAAGCGCTCCTTCGTCGTCGAGTCGATGGCATCGCGCGCGACACCCGGGATCACGCGGCGGCGGTGGGGGAGCTCGCTGACACGCTCGGCATCGCCGAAGGCGAGGTGCCCGAGCGTCTCCGCTTAATGCGGGACAGGCTCGCGGCGGCGCGGATCGCGGCGACGCTTCACGGCTCGCTGGATGAGGAGGGCCGTCGCCGCCAAGGCGAGCTGCAGGAGGCGCAGGCAAAGCTGAGGGCGACCGATGTGGCCCTTGCCCCATTCTTGTCGGAAACCGGCGCGGCGGACCGGACTGCGCTCGGTGCGTTGATAGAGCGCTCAAGTGCGAGGCGCGCGTTGGTCGAAGGGATGGCAGCGATCGAAGGCGCGATCACCGAGGCCGGCGACGGTCTCGGACTCGACGCACTAGTCGCCGCTGTTCAGGCGACCAATCCGGATCAGATCGCGTCGCAGCTGGCAACGCTGGGATCCCGTCTCGATGACTTAAACGCGGCCGTGGACGCGGCGGCGACTGCACACGGCGACGCCCGTGCCACCTTCGCGGCGCTCGACACGGGTGGCACCGCCGCCGTCGCCGCGGCCTCCGATGCCGAGCAGGCCCGTTCGGAGCTGGAGGTCCTCGCCGAGGACTACATTCTGAAGCGGACGCAGGCAGTTACGTTGAAGTGGGCTATCGAGAGGTATCGCGAGCGGCATCAGGACCCGTTGCTGCTGCGCGCGGGCGAACTCTTCTCGACCCTGACCACTGAACGCTACGCGACGCTCAAGGTGGACACCGACGGCCCCACCCCCCGGCTCCGGGGCATGCGCGACGACATGCGGACGATGGTCGACGTCGACGCGATGAGCGAGGGCACCACAGACCAGCTGTTCCTCGCACTGCGCCTCGCTGCGCTTGAGCAGTCGGTCGCGGCCGGGATCGCCCTACCGTTCCTCGCCGACGACTTATTTGTGAACTTCGATGACCGCCGGGCCGAGGCCGGCTTCCGGGTCTTGGTCGAGGTGGCCCGGAGCACTCAGGTGCTGTTCTTCACCCATCACCCGCACCTCGTCCAGATTGCAAAGTCGGTGGTCGGCGCCGAGCTCCATTCCGAATGTACGCTGTCGTGA